The segment AGGGGGTTCGACCAGAATGCCCGCTATTCATCGGATTATTCAAGAAGTATTCCCCGCTAGTCAACTTGATCGCTCGATTAATCCCGATGAAGCCGTCGCCCTAGGGGCTGCCATTCAAGGGGGGGTGTTAGGGGGTGAGGTGGAAGATCTCCTGCTATTGGATGTTACACCCCTTTCCTTGGGGATCGAAACCCTCGGAGAAGTCTTTACCAAGATTATTGAACGCAATACCACCATTCCCAGTAGTAAATCGCAAGTTTTCTCGACTGCGACTGATGGACAAACCTCGGTAGAAATTCATGTTCTACAAGGGGAACGAGCGATGGCTAAAGATAATCGCAGTTTAGGGAAATGTCTCTTAGCAGGGATTCCTCCTGCCCCTAGGGGGATTCCTCAAATTGAAGTGAGTTTTGAAATCGATGTCAATGGTATCCTAAAGGTCTCGGCTCAGGATCAAGGAACGGGAAAGGAACAGAGTATTATTATTAGCCATACAGGGGGTTTAAAACCTAACGAAATTGAGCGAATGCAGCAAGAAGCTCAGGAATATGCTGAAGAAGATCGTCGTCGGATGCAAACCATTGAACTCCAAAATCAAGCCGATAGTCTCTTCTATACTTACAAAACGACCCTTGAAGAAAATGGGGACTTAATTCGACAAGAGTTAAAATTCCAAAGTAAACAGAGAAAAGAACAACTCGAATCAGCGTTACAAGATCCTGACCTGAGTCTGGAAACCCTAAAATCCTATCTTGAACAGTTCCAACAAATTATTTTACTGATCGGAACGGAAGTCTATCAACAAGGGAAACCCTATCAAAAATCTAGTATGTTTAGCAGCATGATGGGAGAAGAGATCCTCACCGATCTCAATCTGGTGATGGAATCTTTAGAGACGACCTCCATGGGGACTTCATCGTTTGTCGGAGAATCTCTAGAAACTCAGACCTTTGAACGAACTCAAGATTATCAGCAAACTGCACCTATGTATACTCATGTAGAAAATGAGGATGAGGATGAGGGATTTTTTGATTTTGACGATGATGAAACCGTTGCTAGTGATTATGAGGCAGTAGACTAAGAGAAACTAATCTAGGGAAAATTTAAGTCAATGACTAATCATCGCATCATTCGGACGGAACAAGCTCCGGCTCCTGTGGGTCCCTATAATCAAGCGATCGCAGCAACAGGCCAATTGCTCTTTGTCGCTGGACAAATTCCCCTTAATCCTGAAACGGGCGAAATTGTGGGGACAGGAGATATTATTGCTCAAACACGGCAGGTTATGGCTAATCTCGAAGCTATTTTAAAGGCTGCTGGAACTAAGTGGGATAAGGTAGTTAAAACAACGGTTTTTCTCACGGATTTAGGCAATTTTTCTAGCATGAATCAAGTTTATGCTCAATATTTTAGTGAGGAAATCGCTCCGGCTCGCGCCTGTGTTGAGGTTTCTCGTTTACCGAAGGATGTGTTAGTGGAAATTGATTGTATTGCGGTTATTGATTAACAATGAATAGGGGGTGATGGGAATCAATTATGATAATTAGTGATAGGCATTTTTAGCACAATCAAGATGGCAACCATTAACGACAATTATCTCAAACTTAAAGCAGGATATCTTTTTCCGGAAATTGCAAGACGGGTTAAAACCTTCGCAGAAGCCAACCCCGATGCTAAAATTATTAAACTGGGAATCGGAGATGTGACCGAACCCTTGCCTGAAGCCTGTCGTACTGCTATGATTAAGGCTATTGAAGATATGGGCGATCGCGGAACGTTCAAAGGCTATGGACCAGAACAGGGTTATGAGTGGTTACGCGAAAAAATCGCTACCCATGACTTTCAAGCCAGAAACTGCGATGTAGATGCCTCAGAAATCTTCGTCTCCGACGGCGCAAAATGCGATACAGGCAACATTCTCGACATTTTTGGCAAAAATAACAAAATTGCAGTTACAGACCCTGTATACCCCGTTTATGTGGATACGAATGTGATGGCTGGCCATACGGGGGAAGTTAATGACAAGGGAGAATATGAAGGCTTAGTTTATTTACCCATTAATGCTGAAAATAACTTTATTGCGGAGATTCCTAGCCAAAAAGTTGATATTATCTATCTCTGTTTCCCGAATAATCCCACAGGAGCAACCGCAACGAAAGATTATCTTAAAAATTGGGTAGACTATGCTAAGGCTAATGGGTCAATTATTTTCTTTGATGCTGCCTATGAAGCGTTTATTACTGATAGTAGTTTACCCCATTCTATCTACGAAATTGAGGGAGCTAGAGATTGTGCGATCGAATTTCGGTCTTTTTCCAAAAATGCCGGATTTACGGGGACTCGTTGCGCTTTAACCGTCGTTCCCAAAACCTTAACAGCTAAAGCTTCCGATGGGTCTGATGTAGAATTGTGGAAACTCTGGAACCGCCGTCAGTCTACCAAGTTTAATGGAGTCTCCTATATTGTACAACGGGGAGCGGAAGCGGTTTATTCTGAGGCAGGAAAAGCGCAAGTTCAGGCATTAATTAGCTTTTATTTGGAAAACGCCCAAATTATCTGCGATAAACTGAAAGGGGCAGGGTTTGAGGTGTATGGTGGGGTGAATGCGCCCTATATTTGGTTAAAAACGCCTCATAATCTCTCTAGTTGGGATTTCTTTGATAAATTGCTACAAACGGCCAATGTGGTGGGGACTCCAGGGTCTGGGTTTGGTGCAGCCGGAGAGGGTTATTTCCGTATTTCTGCCTTTAATAGTCGGGAAAATGTCCTAGAAGCCATGAAACGTATTACAAGTCAGTTTCATCTTTAAATTAGTCGGGTGGGCATTGCCCACCCTAAAGATATTGTTCGTTTAATTATGCCGACCTACTTACAATAAAAGCATAAAATGATAATGTAAGAGTCGTGTAACATTGATGTCAATATCTACTTTCGGTAAACAGTTAAATATCCCTGAGCAATATCGTCAGACTGTTGAATCTTTTCTATACGATAATTATATTACTATGCTTATTGAATATGTAGCCTCTTTACATAACACTGGAGCAATTAGTTATAACACCTGTGAGTATCTAATTCGTGAGCTTTATTCTAAGACAATTGAACAAATGGTTGAACGACAAATTGATCAAAAATTAGAGAAGATGGCTGTTAAACTCAATAAAAAAGCTTTATCAATGTCTATCGTTTAACTCTTAAAAGATAGTTGACAAAAATGTTTAGTAAAGGTCTAATACTTTAGTAATGTTAGTATTTTGGTTCAAACTGTCTAAAAGTATTAAAAAATGGCTTATCTTGGGCATCGTTAGCTTTTTACTGTCATTGGGATGGTATACCATTTGGACACCACTAAGCTATGGAAACACCATTAAATTTATACTAAATCTTGGTTTTAACGTCTTCCTTTTGAAATTAAAATGACTAAAAATACTCAAGTTTTCTCCGTTCTGAGTGCATCATTTGTTTGTATCATTGGTTTGGGTTTAACGTATCAAGCTATCCTACAAATTCATTCACTAGCTAATATTGTTTGGCTATTCTAGTCAAGGGTTGGCAATTTCAGATAAGATAAACATTAGGAACAACTAAGGAGAAAAGACCTGTGAATCGTCAATCAGCCCCTAGCTTACAATCCCTATTTGGTGGTATTATTGCCGCCTTACTGGTGGTGATTAGCTTTAACTCATTTGTGGTGATCAACCCTGGACAAGCAGGGGTTTTGAGTATTTTAGGAAAAGCCCAAGATGGGGCATTATTAGAAGGAATCCATTTTAAACCCCCCCTCGTTTCCACCGTTGATATTTATGATGTAACGGTGCAAAAATTTGAAGTACCTGCCCAAAGTGCGACCAAAGATTTACAGGATCTCACCGCTAGTTTTGCCATTAATTTCCGTCTTGATCCCCTACAAGTCGTTGATATTCGACGAACACAAGGAACCCTACAAAATATCGTAGCGAAAATTATTGCCCCCCAAACGCAAGAGTCGTTTAAAATCGCTGCTGCTAAACGAACCGTAGAACAGTCGATTACTCAACGAACTGAACTCAAACAAGACTTTGATGATGCCCTCAACGCTCGCCTCGCTAAATATGGCATTATTGTTCTAGATACCAGTGTAATTGATCTAACTTTTTCTCCTGAATTTGCCCGCGCCGTTGAAGAAAAACAAATCGCTGAACAACGGGCACAACGGGCGGTTTATATTGCCCAAGAAGCGGAACAACAGGCACAAGCTGATGTTAACCGCGCTAAAGGTAAAGCCGAAGCACAACGGTTATTAGCTGAAACCTTAAAGGCACAAGGTGGGGAATTAGTCCTACAAAAAGAAGCGATCGAAGCGTGGCGAGAAGGCGGCGCGAAAATGCCCAATGTGTTAGTGATGGGAGGCGAAAGTCACGGAGGAGGCGTACCTTTTCTGTTTAACCTTAGCAATGTAGAAACGCAATAGGTTTTTCCTCATTGGTCAAAGACGGTTGATCAACACAATCTTAAAATGGGAGGTGGGCAACTCAAAGAGTTATTTAAACTAACCCTATAGTTGAAATCCTTGCCCACCCTACAAACAAAAAGTCTCTCAATATAATAAAAAGATAATCACTTCCTACAATCTCTATGGCTCGTAGACCTCCCCGCGACTATCCCCCCCGTTCTAACCCTCCTCGCTATTCTTCTGATTCTCAATTAGGATCTAAGATTAATTATGGGATGATTGGCCTGTTGGCTGGAATTTTCGTTCTCGGTATTGGTGTGGGTATTGGTTTTAGTTCTACCGCTAGTTTTGACCCCCAAAACGTGGCCTCACGGGAGGTTATTGACAGAAGTGCCCCCAATGCTGAATTGTGTGTTCAATTTGGGGCGAGTGCCATCGTCACGGATATGCGGGTATTTATTACCTTGAACCCTTTTAGTGTCTTTGTCACTCAACCTTCGATGCAACCAGGATGTGTCTTGCGTCGTGCTAATATTGGTCTTCTGGAACAACAAAGATTAGTGACAGCAGAACAGTTGAGAGATTGTAAAAATCGAATGAATACCTTTGGTTTTACGGGCTCTCTAGAAAGTAAACCGAACATTGCTTGTATTTATCCTAATGAGGCTGCGGGAAACCTATTTTTAAACCCGGCTGGTTCAGTTAACCCTCGTTCAGAAACCGATAATTTTTAATAGTTGTAGGGTGGTTTACTGTAATTCATCTGAGTCTCCAAATTCCTCATCCCTGATGCGTTTTTGTTCGCGAATTGAGGCTTGAAAGGCTCCGATGACAAATCCAACGCTTGCGCCTCCTATAATTAGAATATTTCGGCGTTGTTCGCGTTGAGAAATTTTGGTTAATGCTAACCCGATCATCGCTCCAATTAACGC is part of the Rippkaea orientalis PCC 8801 genome and harbors:
- a CDS encoding RidA family protein, encoding MTNHRIIRTEQAPAPVGPYNQAIAATGQLLFVAGQIPLNPETGEIVGTGDIIAQTRQVMANLEAILKAAGTKWDKVVKTTVFLTDLGNFSSMNQVYAQYFSEEIAPARACVEVSRLPKDVLVEIDCIAVID
- a CDS encoding LL-diaminopimelate aminotransferase; its protein translation is MATINDNYLKLKAGYLFPEIARRVKTFAEANPDAKIIKLGIGDVTEPLPEACRTAMIKAIEDMGDRGTFKGYGPEQGYEWLREKIATHDFQARNCDVDASEIFVSDGAKCDTGNILDIFGKNNKIAVTDPVYPVYVDTNVMAGHTGEVNDKGEYEGLVYLPINAENNFIAEIPSQKVDIIYLCFPNNPTGATATKDYLKNWVDYAKANGSIIFFDAAYEAFITDSSLPHSIYEIEGARDCAIEFRSFSKNAGFTGTRCALTVVPKTLTAKASDGSDVELWKLWNRRQSTKFNGVSYIVQRGAEAVYSEAGKAQVQALISFYLENAQIICDKLKGAGFEVYGGVNAPYIWLKTPHNLSSWDFFDKLLQTANVVGTPGSGFGAAGEGYFRISAFNSRENVLEAMKRITSQFHL
- the dnaK gene encoding molecular chaperone DnaK, which produces MGKVIGIDLGTTNSCVAVLEGGKPIVIPNSEGGRTTPSIVGFSKGQQRLVGQLAKRQAVTNAENTVYSIKRFIGRRWDETREERSRVPYECVKGRDDTVNVDIRGQHYSPQEISAMILQKLKADAESYLGEPVTEAVITVPAYFTDAQRQATKDAGTIAGLDVLRIINEPTAAALAYGLDKQDQEQFILVFDLGGGTFDVSILQLGDGVFEVKATAGNNHLGGDDFDHAVVQWMVKNFKDQESIDLSQDKMAIQRLREAAEKAKIELSNMLSTSINLPFITSDESGPKHLEAELSRALFEDLTKNLTLSTQEPLKQALKDCGLDPKFIERVILVGGSTRMPAIHRIIQEVFPASQLDRSINPDEAVALGAAIQGGVLGGEVEDLLLLDVTPLSLGIETLGEVFTKIIERNTTIPSSKSQVFSTATDGQTSVEIHVLQGERAMAKDNRSLGKCLLAGIPPAPRGIPQIEVSFEIDVNGILKVSAQDQGTGKEQSIIISHTGGLKPNEIERMQQEAQEYAEEDRRRMQTIELQNQADSLFYTYKTTLEENGDLIRQELKFQSKQRKEQLESALQDPDLSLETLKSYLEQFQQIILLIGTEVYQQGKPYQKSSMFSSMMGEEILTDLNLVMESLETTSMGTSSFVGESLETQTFERTQDYQQTAPMYTHVENEDEDEGFFDFDDDETVASDYEAVD
- a CDS encoding prohibitin family protein: MNRQSAPSLQSLFGGIIAALLVVISFNSFVVINPGQAGVLSILGKAQDGALLEGIHFKPPLVSTVDIYDVTVQKFEVPAQSATKDLQDLTASFAINFRLDPLQVVDIRRTQGTLQNIVAKIIAPQTQESFKIAAAKRTVEQSITQRTELKQDFDDALNARLAKYGIIVLDTSVIDLTFSPEFARAVEEKQIAEQRAQRAVYIAQEAEQQAQADVNRAKGKAEAQRLLAETLKAQGGELVLQKEAIEAWREGGAKMPNVLVMGGESHGGGVPFLFNLSNVETQ
- a CDS encoding DUF3172 domain-containing protein, whose protein sequence is MARRPPRDYPPRSNPPRYSSDSQLGSKINYGMIGLLAGIFVLGIGVGIGFSSTASFDPQNVASREVIDRSAPNAELCVQFGASAIVTDMRVFITLNPFSVFVTQPSMQPGCVLRRANIGLLEQQRLVTAEQLRDCKNRMNTFGFTGSLESKPNIACIYPNEAAGNLFLNPAGSVNPRSETDNF